A window of the Microbacterium sp. LWH13-1.2 genome harbors these coding sequences:
- a CDS encoding amidase family protein yields the protein MKKTTLRIVAAVSVAGAAIVTGSLASGSALAAPIPASVSLPPYYSDLDVTDDAMVTTADLTIAADALGLTSASPDWSRVSILDTDADGELTILDLADLSKRIIYDDGPFELVEASVIDMQAAMNAGVATSQSITQEYLDRIAAYDRAVVPGGSRALNSIITVNQQALASAAAADEIRASEGMTSMLLGVPIALKDNYGTVDMVTTGGCACWNENQTATDASMVTGLRNDGAVILAKASLDEFAYGFVSEFSSFQDPGATSLVASPYDTTRTAGGSSGGTGAAISANLAAIGFGTDTGGSIRVPSSYNQLVGVRPTVGLASRDGIIPLALSQDTGGPMARSVIDAAVALDAVVGIDDADPVTSRQQGLVPESYTSFLDPNALQGARIGYITSMVGSNTGTVRLFSEATAALTAQGATVVTVTPPAEFAAVLNEGSGSTNEFLHDLDEYIATHLGPAVEARTLTDILATNSFVTSRRSIYEARNAVTDATYEAWAGETGSHTVQIAAGKTLVTQMMEDLDLDAIIYPSTNAYGTQGTNMRLSPNTGMPSVTVPMGQTIAGESVPGSGVNLEFLGRDFDEGTLLGLAYAFEQTTDARTSPSLYGPLP from the coding sequence GTGAAGAAGACCACACTCCGGATCGTCGCTGCCGTCTCGGTCGCAGGTGCTGCGATCGTCACGGGAAGCCTGGCGAGCGGGTCCGCGCTCGCGGCGCCGATTCCGGCGTCCGTCAGTCTGCCGCCGTACTACAGCGACCTCGACGTCACGGACGATGCGATGGTCACGACCGCGGATCTGACGATCGCCGCCGATGCACTGGGACTCACGAGCGCTTCTCCGGACTGGTCACGCGTGTCGATCCTCGACACCGACGCCGACGGAGAGCTCACGATCCTCGATCTCGCCGACCTCTCGAAGCGGATCATCTACGACGACGGTCCTTTCGAACTCGTCGAAGCCTCGGTGATCGACATGCAGGCGGCGATGAATGCCGGGGTCGCGACGTCGCAGAGCATCACTCAGGAGTACCTCGACCGGATCGCGGCCTACGACCGGGCTGTCGTTCCCGGGGGGAGTCGCGCTCTCAACTCGATCATCACGGTGAATCAGCAGGCGCTCGCCAGCGCAGCGGCAGCTGACGAGATCCGAGCGTCGGAGGGGATGACCAGCATGCTCCTGGGCGTGCCGATCGCGCTGAAGGACAACTACGGCACGGTCGATATGGTGACCACCGGCGGATGCGCCTGCTGGAATGAGAACCAGACGGCCACGGACGCCTCGATGGTGACCGGCCTGCGCAACGACGGTGCGGTGATCCTCGCGAAGGCCAGCCTCGACGAGTTCGCGTACGGATTCGTCTCCGAGTTCTCGTCGTTCCAGGATCCGGGTGCGACGTCCCTCGTGGCGAGTCCGTACGACACCACGAGGACGGCCGGCGGCTCGAGCGGCGGCACGGGCGCCGCCATCTCGGCGAACCTCGCGGCGATCGGCTTCGGCACCGACACCGGTGGATCGATCCGCGTTCCCTCGTCGTACAACCAGCTCGTGGGCGTCCGTCCCACGGTGGGGCTGGCCAGTCGAGACGGCATCATCCCGCTGGCCCTGTCGCAGGACACCGGCGGACCGATGGCCCGATCGGTCATCGACGCAGCCGTCGCGCTCGACGCGGTGGTCGGCATAGACGACGCCGACCCGGTCACCTCCCGACAGCAGGGTCTGGTGCCCGAGTCGTACACCTCGTTCCTCGACCCGAATGCTCTGCAGGGAGCGCGCATCGGCTACATCACGTCGATGGTCGGCAGCAACACCGGAACCGTCCGACTCTTCTCCGAGGCGACGGCTGCGCTGACCGCTCAGGGTGCGACCGTGGTGACCGTGACGCCTCCGGCGGAGTTCGCCGCAGTGCTGAATGAGGGATCCGGATCGACGAACGAGTTCCTGCACGACCTCGACGAGTACATCGCCACGCACCTCGGGCCCGCGGTCGAGGCGCGGACGCTGACCGACATCCTCGCCACGAACAGCTTCGTGACCTCGCGGCGATCGATCTATGAGGCGCGCAACGCCGTCACCGATGCGACGTACGAGGCATGGGCCGGCGAGACCGGCTCGCACACCGTGCAGATCGCAGCGGGCAAGACCCTTGTGACGCAGATGATGGAGGATCTCGACCTCGACGCGATCATCTACCCGAGTACGAACGCATACGGAACCCAGGGCACCAACATGAGGTTGAGCCCGAACACCGGAATGCCGTCCGTCACCGTTCCGATGGGTCAGACGATCGCGGGCGAGAGCGTTCCCGGCAGCGGAGTGAACCTGGAGTTCCTCGGACGCGACTTCGACGAGGGCACGCTGCTCGGTCTGGCCTACGCATTCGAGCAGACGACGGATGCTCGCACGTCGCCGTCGCTCTACGGGCCGCTTCCGTGA